A window from Bacteroidota bacterium encodes these proteins:
- a CDS encoding inorganic pyrophosphatase — MHPTQKAHPWHGISPGADAPDTVTAFIEIVPADTIKYEIDKESGYLKIDRPQLFSNVVPALYGFVPQTYCGDEIAAYCAARSGRPVTSGDGDPLDICVLSERPVTHGDILVTAIPIGGFRLIDKNEADDKIIAVLKSDAVYGGLKDITECPVELINRLRHYFLTYKVIPGEARVPVELAAIYGKEEARQVIRHSMNDYNHRFGTGARQ, encoded by the coding sequence ATGCACCCAACACAAAAAGCGCATCCCTGGCATGGCATATCGCCCGGAGCAGATGCACCCGATACAGTTACTGCATTTATTGAAATCGTTCCTGCGGATACCATCAAGTATGAAATTGATAAGGAAAGCGGTTATCTGAAAATAGATCGTCCGCAACTTTTTTCGAATGTGGTGCCGGCATTATACGGATTTGTGCCGCAAACCTATTGTGGTGATGAAATAGCGGCATACTGCGCAGCGCGAAGCGGAAGGCCTGTAACCAGTGGCGATGGTGATCCGCTGGATATTTGCGTGCTCAGCGAAAGACCTGTTACACACGGGGATATTCTGGTTACTGCAATACCAATTGGCGGTTTCAGGCTAATCGACAAGAATGAAGCCGACGATAAAATTATAGCAGTACTCAAATCAGATGCTGTTTACGGCGGTTTGAAGGATATTACGGAATGCCCGGTGGAACTCATTAACCGGCTCAGGCATTATTTTCTTACTTATAAAGTGATACCCGGCGAAGCACGTGTACCTGTTGAACTGGCTGCCATTTATGGTAAAGAGGAAGCCCGGCAGGTGATCAGGCACAGCATGAACGACTATAATCACCGTTTTGGCACCGGGGCAAGGCAGTAA
- a CDS encoding DUF4159 domain-containing protein, translating to MKAIRFVLLLSVVLLLTSFRPADTWSCKLGLLKYNGGGDWYANLETSLPNLARFCNEQTGTRINPEQGIVEAGSSEIFNYPFVHMTGHGNVIFSAQEANNLRNYMMGGGFLHISDNYGMDKFMRPQMKKVFPELDFVEIPFSHPVYHQKFDFPNGLPKIHEHEGKSPKGFGLIWQGRLVCFYDYECDLGDGWESPEIHKDSPEARLKALRMGANLVQFALMGGEQQKK from the coding sequence ATGAAAGCAATCCGATTTGTTCTGCTCCTGTCTGTTGTATTACTGCTCACCTCGTTTCGTCCGGCCGATACGTGGAGTTGTAAACTGGGCTTGCTTAAATACAATGGTGGAGGCGACTGGTATGCCAATTTAGAGACGTCGCTGCCGAATCTGGCTCGTTTTTGCAATGAACAGACAGGCACCCGCATCAATCCTGAACAGGGCATTGTGGAAGCGGGGAGTTCCGAAATATTCAACTATCCTTTTGTACACATGACGGGTCATGGCAACGTGATCTTTTCGGCTCAGGAGGCCAACAACCTGCGTAATTACATGATGGGCGGCGGCTTTCTGCATATTTCCGATAATTACGGCATGGATAAGTTCATGCGGCCGCAAATGAAAAAGGTATTCCCCGAACTCGACTTTGTAGAAATTCCGTTTTCACATCCGGTCTATCATCAGAAGTTTGATTTTCCCAACGGCCTGCCCAAAATCCACGAGCACGAAGGCAAATCGCCCAAAGGTTTCGGACTCATCTGGCAAGGTCGTCTGGTGTGCTTTTACGATTATGAATGTGATCTTGGCGATGGCTGGGAAAGCCCCGAAATACATAAAGACAGCCCCGAAGCACGCCTCAAAGCCCTGC
- a CDS encoding T9SS type A sorting domain-containing protein: MYNHLSILTCNMTFIWQFCMNSYFMKKFILLFSFVSFYLHTRAQVVSFDYSYTAPTTSHALLQTKCMNGDYVTLSTISVGVNYFYLTRTDISGNIIWARVIQNTALFRVSPDAMIETNDAGFCIAGFYRNQQQNTVNNEGTVIIRLDSAGTILWQEKLYVDGLRFYCKTIIEDSAGYFYLGYERQTTPQGNPSKSNLLLKLNPSGMPVWAKESTETGYVLEKMQLLSNNKLALGNYSSTQMGAKVVVTDTSGNVLHSTFYRTNTASSFTDFVFHTNGSVNALLMNETGNKTTLYVYDSAGTFQSGNRIDSLMSVKLINENGQLISLTYNSAADKTVITDWSANSTNAIEIASGTGFEPKDFYRNADGSFTCYGKTPSGNNFAQRLIKTLPASSALPISGCAINPVSLSFQSANLIDSAVIEMFIPCNFNQAAVSFVSTPLNLNITSNCLIIGLNETEIEERISVFPNPAVEVISFSKPVFPGSIFTMYAISGKTVMSETVQNNSEFSVRELPAGMYFWQLNQNGRIYTGRLIKCAQ, translated from the coding sequence TTGTATAACCACCTGTCTATTTTAACATGTAATATGACTTTCATTTGGCAGTTTTGTATGAACTCATACTTTATGAAAAAATTTATACTACTTTTTTCTTTCGTGTCGTTTTACCTGCATACAAGAGCACAGGTTGTGTCTTTTGATTATTCTTATACAGCTCCGACTACTTCTCATGCACTACTACAAACAAAGTGTATGAACGGCGATTATGTTACGCTGAGTACAATAAGTGTAGGGGTCAACTATTTTTATTTAACACGCACGGATATTTCGGGAAATATAATCTGGGCGCGTGTAATTCAGAACACCGCATTATTCCGGGTAAGTCCGGATGCAATGATAGAAACAAACGATGCCGGATTTTGTATCGCCGGTTTTTACCGTAATCAACAACAAAATACTGTAAACAATGAGGGTACTGTAATTATCAGACTTGACAGTGCGGGGACTATCTTATGGCAGGAAAAACTATATGTTGACGGACTTCGATTTTATTGCAAGACAATTATTGAAGATTCTGCCGGTTATTTTTATCTCGGTTATGAGCGTCAGACTACTCCGCAGGGAAATCCGTCCAAAAGTAATCTCTTGCTTAAACTTAATCCTTCGGGAATGCCTGTATGGGCTAAAGAATCGACCGAAACCGGCTATGTGCTTGAAAAAATGCAGCTACTTTCAAACAATAAATTAGCGCTGGGCAACTATTCAAGTACCCAAATGGGGGCAAAAGTTGTAGTCACAGACACATCCGGGAATGTACTTCATTCAACGTTCTATCGCACCAACACAGCAAGTTCATTTACAGACTTTGTATTTCATACTAACGGATCAGTGAATGCACTGCTTATGAATGAAACCGGAAATAAAACAACATTATATGTTTACGACAGTGCGGGTACGTTTCAAAGTGGAAATCGCATAGACTCGCTGATGTCTGTAAAACTTATAAATGAAAACGGACAGTTGATTTCACTTACCTACAATTCTGCCGCAGATAAAACGGTAATTACAGACTGGTCAGCTAATTCAACCAATGCTATAGAAATAGCTAGTGGTACAGGATTTGAACCTAAAGATTTTTACCGCAATGCCGACGGAAGTTTTACCTGCTATGGTAAAACACCGTCAGGAAATAATTTCGCACAGCGATTAATAAAAACACTTCCGGCCAGCTCAGCACTTCCGATCTCCGGGTGTGCGATAAATCCTGTTTCACTCTCCTTTCAATCGGCTAACTTAATTGATTCAGCGGTCATCGAAATGTTTATTCCATGCAATTTTAATCAGGCTGCCGTGTCATTTGTATCCACACCACTAAATCTGAATATCACCAGTAACTGCCTCATAATTGGATTGAATGAAACGGAAATTGAAGAACGGATAAGTGTTTTTCCAAATCCGGCTGTTGAGGTCATTTCTTTCAGCAAACCAGTATTTCCGGGAAGTATATTCACGATGTATGCTATTTCGGGTAAAACGGTGATGAGTGAAACCGTTCAGAATAATTCGGAATTCTCAGTTCGTGAATTGCCAGCAGGGATGTATTTCTGGCAGCTTAACCAGAACGGACGTATATACACAGGCAGGCTGATTAAATGTGCACAGTAA
- a CDS encoding PAS domain S-box protein: MPFSLVTYPAGALRHYVLCILFCVLGLVLHGQQYNFQQYSVNNGLPHTQINCVFQDSSGYVWVGSEGGLSRFDGKIFETFSFGEQLPGNNITAISQTAEGVIVATNKALCWYRSGKFSAHPFPVNSGLTQVNQFLRGEGGELLLCTNRGLWKYEKHKYSFIVTSTPLDHLSLKSATFDSHNKLWVGSSSNGLFCLVKNNQGYANEPFSDQDKLVTNRIRGIVEVDNRTLWIATSDNGLFSYDGQTMNRVILPEGMSTTSLTCMQRDAAGDIWLGTWGSGLLYYHNGIFRNLTQKNGLNDDIILSILCDNQGNIWLGTYQQGLIFYYGEMFVTYTVKDGLPSNNVRAVRTDGQGNVWMATLVGVSMFDGTEFVNWTAQNGLSNNRVGALSIDKKGNVYAGTFSGEINIIRPGNRTPEVIFPDKNNNPGEILSLCITRDGMLWIGTASHGLFTYSNRKIESYNTGNELLGAVIWSIYEDFQGIIWLGTSKGLYMLDHGKVVRPLENKPTPAEELEQTVFDITGDETYIYFATQRSGIWRYNRKMNKYQILNQREGIGSDFTRGLFYQPEANVMFVTTILGCDRIIFREKDQLIQHFWHRDGIGTTNFTPATITTDNNGRIWFGSVDGAVVYSPALSRKRNQVPKVEFKALQLFNQPVTDWSNYADSVMRDGLPFDPVFPYNKNTLTFVFTGIQFGTGLNLSFEYKLIGRDTGWVKLNSGNSVSFNDLAQGEYTFLLKARNDDDYVSEPRSYSFTISPPFWKSSWFFLVSTVCLLIIIFALIFVYRNFREDFIRDQRSLYNHNLTVGRFVLFTAAFLYPVSGSLIRMFSESTNLNLPVMFAIGVLMMLTGLLSYSVRLIKEHTHLLARFEYGLLIFHMYYLCYYNKLAPVPVIMLILVLSAIGLLVDRLRQLIAFASLSLFLSISLVIVIPSTPYGYNGWLFLLAILVGLIIAFISVITRLNLFNRLIFADTIINNSSSIVLAVDQGGSVVFASKSVTTILGYEQHEVLGDGWWKVRSDDYVDNLNRKQQVINMREARETYISPIKTKNGRIRWIQWQDTILEGNLKVGVGLDVTDRQEMEERYRHIVETANDIIYTADFKGCFTYTNEVAVKILGYELSELIGRHFSEFVHPDWVQEVTTFYAKQFQRRLLSTTLEFPVISGDGGIVWLGQTVRIIIDDEHPERIKGFQAIARDITEKKQYEEELEKLSLVASETINGVLICDPESNIEWVNEGFTRITGYSLAEVRNRRAGDVLKGEKTNMATIYNARERVRTGQGFEVELLVYNRDGNEIWISVSNTPIVDENGRLLKQIEIFTDISEKKRYELQLSRYSKNLELLNNTRQRLLDANTVESLAASVLPVYFDHIHYTSRVILALIDERQDLIEVYEVTKENVGDKPQYILLSQADFLQLDHIRLSRYRLITELNEQNAISIFDQRLLASGVRSYLATTLQIEGKVNGFLSLCSDYEDAVDDSDIDLMDEVADVMASTIQQIRYREIIQQKNNDISSSINYARRIQNAILPPEEVLRKELGDMFVLFRPKDILCGDYYWAETRGNYIFVAVADSTGHGVPGALLSLMGHNLLNQAIRERHLTRPAAILDFLNLSIQQTLNQYKQAGELHDGMDIALCVFERKSRTMMFAGAINPLYIVRGQELIQVKGNRFSIGSYFDFKSRPFDHQEVEIKSGDMLYMFTDGYPDQFGGDHDRKLSYRRFRELLIQVASLPAIEQREILTARFSEWMGKGNQTDDVCVLGIRVD; encoded by the coding sequence ATGCCTTTCTCCTTAGTAACATATCCGGCCGGCGCTTTGCGTCATTATGTGCTGTGCATACTTTTTTGTGTGCTTGGGTTGGTACTTCACGGGCAGCAATATAATTTTCAGCAATACTCCGTAAACAACGGATTGCCGCACACACAAATCAACTGCGTTTTTCAGGACAGCTCGGGTTATGTGTGGGTGGGTTCGGAAGGCGGGCTGAGCCGTTTCGACGGAAAAATATTTGAGACTTTCAGTTTTGGAGAGCAGTTGCCGGGGAATAATATCACTGCTATCTCACAAACGGCAGAAGGAGTAATCGTTGCAACCAATAAAGCACTTTGCTGGTATCGCTCCGGGAAATTCAGCGCTCATCCTTTTCCGGTTAATTCCGGGTTAACACAAGTGAATCAATTTTTGCGCGGCGAGGGTGGTGAACTTTTGCTGTGTACAAACAGAGGTTTGTGGAAATACGAAAAACATAAGTATTCGTTTATTGTTACGTCCACCCCGCTTGATCATCTATCCTTAAAATCGGCCACATTCGATTCACACAATAAACTCTGGGTGGGAAGCTCCAGCAATGGGTTGTTTTGCCTTGTGAAAAATAATCAGGGCTATGCCAATGAGCCTTTTTCTGATCAGGATAAGCTGGTCACAAACCGGATCAGAGGAATTGTGGAAGTGGATAACCGCACACTCTGGATTGCTACTTCTGACAATGGGCTTTTCAGTTACGACGGACAAACGATGAACCGGGTAATATTGCCCGAGGGGATGAGTACAACCTCTCTTACCTGCATGCAGCGCGATGCGGCAGGTGATATTTGGCTGGGCACATGGGGTAGCGGATTGCTGTATTATCACAACGGAATATTCCGCAACCTTACACAGAAGAACGGACTTAACGACGATATTATTCTTTCCATACTTTGCGATAATCAGGGTAATATCTGGCTTGGTACATATCAGCAGGGGCTTATTTTTTATTATGGGGAGATGTTTGTTACTTACACAGTCAAAGACGGACTGCCCAGTAACAATGTGCGTGCTGTACGTACAGACGGACAGGGGAATGTGTGGATGGCTACATTGGTCGGGGTGTCAATGTTTGACGGAACGGAGTTTGTGAACTGGACAGCACAAAACGGATTAAGTAATAACCGGGTTGGGGCGCTGTCAATTGATAAGAAGGGAAATGTGTATGCGGGTACATTTAGCGGAGAGATTAACATTATAAGACCGGGTAATCGCACTCCGGAAGTTATTTTCCCCGACAAGAATAATAACCCGGGCGAAATATTGTCGTTATGCATTACCCGCGATGGAATGCTTTGGATCGGAACCGCCTCGCATGGATTATTTACATACAGCAACCGTAAAATAGAAAGTTACAATACCGGCAATGAACTGCTTGGGGCTGTTATCTGGTCGATATATGAAGACTTTCAGGGCATTATCTGGCTGGGTACTTCTAAAGGATTGTATATGCTTGATCATGGCAAGGTGGTTAGGCCATTGGAAAATAAACCCACACCTGCTGAAGAACTCGAACAGACGGTTTTCGATATTACGGGCGACGAAACCTATATTTATTTCGCTACCCAGCGAAGCGGTATCTGGCGATACAACCGTAAAATGAATAAGTATCAGATACTCAATCAACGTGAGGGAATTGGTTCTGATTTTACACGGGGGCTATTTTATCAGCCTGAAGCGAATGTGATGTTTGTAACTACTATTTTGGGTTGCGACAGAATAATTTTTCGTGAGAAGGATCAGTTAATCCAGCATTTCTGGCACAGAGACGGCATCGGAACTACAAATTTTACTCCGGCTACCATTACTACCGACAATAACGGACGTATCTGGTTTGGATCTGTGGATGGTGCGGTGGTGTATTCTCCTGCCTTGTCGCGTAAACGAAATCAGGTGCCCAAAGTTGAGTTTAAAGCGCTTCAGTTATTTAACCAGCCTGTTACCGACTGGAGTAACTATGCTGATTCGGTGATGCGTGATGGTTTGCCGTTTGATCCGGTATTTCCGTATAACAAGAATACGCTCACGTTTGTGTTTACCGGGATTCAGTTTGGCACCGGATTAAACTTGAGTTTTGAATATAAGCTGATCGGGCGTGATACAGGTTGGGTAAAACTGAACAGTGGTAACTCCGTAAGTTTTAACGATCTTGCTCAGGGCGAATATACATTTCTTTTAAAAGCACGTAATGATGATGATTATGTGAGTGAACCACGGTCGTATTCGTTTACCATTTCACCTCCGTTCTGGAAGTCCTCCTGGTTTTTCCTTGTCTCCACCGTTTGCCTGCTGATCATCATTTTTGCACTCATTTTTGTCTATCGCAATTTTCGCGAAGACTTTATACGCGATCAGCGTTCACTGTATAATCATAATCTTACCGTTGGCCGGTTTGTATTATTCACTGCTGCATTTCTTTACCCGGTATCCGGCAGCCTTATCCGCATGTTTTCGGAGAGTACCAATTTGAACCTGCCGGTTATGTTTGCCATTGGTGTGCTGATGATGCTCACCGGTTTACTAAGCTATTCAGTACGTCTGATAAAAGAGCATACACACTTACTCGCTCGTTTTGAATATGGTCTTCTGATTTTTCATATGTATTATTTATGTTACTACAATAAACTTGCACCTGTACCGGTAATTATGCTCATTTTGGTATTGTCGGCCATAGGTTTACTTGTTGATCGTTTAAGACAGCTGATTGCATTTGCATCCCTGTCCTTATTCTTATCAATATCCCTTGTTATTGTTATTCCTTCTACCCCTTACGGATACAACGGCTGGTTGTTTCTGCTTGCCATTCTGGTAGGATTAATTATAGCATTTATCAGTGTGATTACACGTCTGAATTTGTTTAACCGCCTGATCTTTGCGGATACAATCATAAATAATTCCAGCAGTATTGTGCTGGCTGTGGATCAGGGCGGTTCTGTAGTTTTTGCCAGTAAAAGTGTCACCACCATTCTGGGGTATGAACAACATGAGGTGCTGGGCGACGGCTGGTGGAAAGTACGGTCTGATGATTATGTCGATAACCTCAATCGTAAGCAGCAGGTGATAAATATGCGCGAAGCCCGCGAAACCTATATATCGCCTATAAAAACCAAAAACGGCCGTATTCGCTGGATTCAGTGGCAGGATACTATTCTTGAAGGTAATCTGAAGGTAGGTGTGGGGCTCGATGTGACCGACAGGCAAGAAATGGAAGAACGCTACCGGCATATTGTGGAAACTGCGAATGATATTATTTATACTGCCGATTTTAAAGGTTGCTTTACATATACCAACGAGGTTGCGGTAAAAATTCTTGGGTATGAATTGTCTGAGCTCATCGGGCGGCATTTCTCGGAGTTTGTGCATCCCGACTGGGTGCAGGAAGTCACTACATTTTACGCCAAACAGTTTCAGCGCCGTTTGCTTTCTACTACGCTTGAGTTTCCCGTAATCAGTGGCGATGGCGGTATTGTATGGTTAGGCCAAACCGTGCGCATTATTATTGATGACGAACATCCTGAACGTATAAAGGGGTTTCAGGCAATTGCACGGGATATTACAGAGAAAAAGCAATATGAGGAGGAGCTCGAAAAGCTGTCACTTGTGGCGAGCGAAACCATTAACGGCGTACTTATCTGCGACCCGGAAAGTAATATAGAATGGGTAAATGAAGGGTTTACACGGATTACAGGTTACTCACTTGCCGAGGTAAGAAACCGGCGTGCGGGCGATGTGCTTAAAGGCGAAAAAACCAATATGGCCACCATTTACAATGCCCGCGAACGTGTGCGCACAGGGCAGGGCTTTGAGGTAGAGCTGCTGGTATATAACCGTGATGGAAATGAAATCTGGATTTCGGTTTCAAACACACCTATTGTGGATGAAAATGGCAGATTACTGAAACAGATTGAAATTTTTACCGACATCTCCGAAAAGAAACGTTACGAATTACAGCTCAGCCGCTATTCTAAGAATCTTGAGCTTTTAAATAATACCCGGCAACGCCTGCTCGATGCAAACACCGTAGAATCGCTTGCGGCAAGTGTGCTTCCGGTGTATTTCGATCATATTCATTACACCAGCCGTGTAATTCTTGCGCTTATTGATGAACGGCAGGATCTTATCGAGGTGTATGAAGTAACTAAAGAAAATGTCGGCGACAAACCACAGTATATATTATTGTCTCAGGCCGATTTTCTTCAGCTCGACCATATCCGGTTGTCGCGCTACAGGCTTATTACCGAGCTGAATGAGCAGAATGCAATTTCTATTTTCGACCAACGGCTTTTGGCATCCGGTGTGCGTTCCTATCTGGCAACCACACTGCAAATTGAAGGAAAGGTAAATGGTTTTCTTTCTCTTTGCTCGGACTACGAGGATGCGGTTGACGACAGCGATATTGACCTTATGGATGAAGTGGCAGATGTTATGGCTTCTACCATTCAGCAGATCCGCTACCGCGAAATTATCCAGCAAAAAAACAACGACATTTCCTCAAGCATCAATTATGCCCGCCGCATTCAGAATGCGATTCTTCCGCCCGAAGAAGTGCTGCGCAAGGAACTTGGTGATATGTTTGTCCTCTTCAGGCCCAAAGACATTCTTTGCGGCGATTATTACTGGGCCGAAACACGTGGCAACTACATTTTTGTGGCAGTGGCCGACAGTACGGGGCACGGTGTGCCGGGTGCGCTGCTCAGTCTGATGGGACACAACCTGCTCAATCAGGCCATCCGCGAACGGCATCTTACACGCCCTGCAGCTATTCTCGATTTCTTAAACCTCAGCATTCAGCAAACGCTGAACCAGTATAAACAGGCCGGCGAATTGCATGATGGTATGGACATAGCCCTCTGTGTGTTTGAACGCAAGAGCCGCACCATGATGTTTGCAGGGGCTATTAACCCGCTTTACATTGTGCGCGGGCAGGAACTCATACAGGTGAAAGGAAACCGCTTTTCAATTGGCAGTTATTTCGACTTTAAGTCGCGGCCTTTTGATCATCAGGAAGTGGAAATTAAGTCGGGCGATATGCTTTATATGTTCACCGATGGTTATCCCGATCAGTTTGGCGGCGATCACGACCGTAAACTTTCTTATCGCCGGTTCCGCGAATTACTTATTCAGGTGGCTTCATTGCCAGCCATTGAACAGCGCGAAATACTTACGGCCCGCTTCAGCGAATGGATGGGCAAAGGTAATCAGACCGACGATGTGTGTGTGCTGGGTATTCGTGTAGATTAA